A DNA window from Buttiauxella agrestis contains the following coding sequences:
- the frsA gene encoding esterase FrsA, protein MSQANLSETLFKPRFKHPETSTLVRRAHHQTAPVIQSALDGATVPHWYRMINRLLWVWRGVDAREILEVQARIAANSGERTNDDLYDTVIGYRGGNWIYEWSKQAMMWQQRANQETDKVKSGKYWLQAANLYSIAAYPHLKGDMLAEQAQVLANRAYEEAAPRLSGGLRELEFTIPGGGAITGFLHVPKEGQGPFPTVLICGGLDALQSDYYTLFEKYFAPQGIAMLTIDMPSVGFSSKWKLTQDSSLLHQHVLKALPNIPWVDHTRVAAFGFRFGANVAVRLGYIEAPRLKAVACLGPVVHSLLSDASRQAQVPEMYIDVLASRLGMNDASDSALRVELNRYSLKTQGLLGRHCPTPMLSGYWENDPFSPEIDSRLITSSSSDGKLLAIPFNPVYRNFDKALKEITSWIKQRLR, encoded by the coding sequence ATGTCGCAGGCCAATCTTAGCGAAACGCTATTTAAACCCCGATTTAAGCATCCCGAGACGTCGACTCTAGTTCGTCGCGCTCATCATCAAACTGCCCCAGTTATCCAGTCTGCGCTGGATGGCGCAACAGTGCCTCATTGGTATCGCATGATTAACCGCCTGCTTTGGGTCTGGCGTGGCGTCGATGCGCGTGAAATTCTTGAAGTGCAGGCCAGAATTGCAGCCAACTCGGGTGAGCGAACCAATGATGATTTGTATGATACGGTGATCGGCTATCGCGGCGGCAACTGGATCTATGAATGGTCGAAGCAGGCCATGATGTGGCAACAGCGCGCCAATCAGGAAACGGATAAAGTCAAAAGCGGCAAATACTGGTTACAGGCCGCCAATCTTTATAGCATCGCGGCGTACCCGCATCTGAAAGGCGATATGCTCGCGGAACAGGCTCAAGTTCTGGCAAATCGCGCATACGAAGAAGCGGCTCCGCGGCTTTCTGGTGGTTTACGTGAGCTGGAGTTTACCATTCCTGGTGGTGGGGCGATTACCGGCTTCCTCCATGTTCCAAAAGAAGGGCAAGGGCCATTCCCGACGGTACTCATTTGTGGGGGCCTGGACGCATTACAAAGCGATTACTACACCTTGTTTGAGAAATATTTTGCACCTCAGGGCATAGCAATGCTGACCATCGATATGCCATCGGTCGGGTTTTCATCAAAATGGAAATTGACTCAGGACTCCAGTCTTTTACACCAGCATGTTCTCAAAGCATTACCCAACATTCCCTGGGTCGATCACACTCGTGTCGCGGCGTTTGGTTTCCGCTTTGGCGCGAATGTTGCGGTGCGATTAGGGTATATCGAAGCGCCTCGTTTGAAGGCGGTTGCGTGTTTAGGTCCTGTCGTTCATAGCTTATTGAGCGATGCATCACGCCAGGCGCAGGTGCCGGAGATGTATATTGATGTGCTGGCAAGCCGATTGGGAATGAATGATGCGTCTGACAGCGCATTGCGCGTGGAATTGAACCGCTATTCGCTTAAAACTCAGGGGCTATTAGGGCGTCATTGTCCAACGCCGATGTTATCCGGTTACTGGGAAAACGATCCATTCAGTCCAGAGATTGATTCGCGATTAATTACTTCGTCATCATCGGATGGTAAGTTATTGGCGATCCCGTTTAATCCGGTGTATCGCAACTTTGACAAAGCGTTGAAAGAAATTACCAGTTGGATCAAGCAGAGATTACGTTAA
- the gpt gene encoding xanthine phosphoribosyltransferase, producing the protein MSEKYIVTWDMLQIHARKLASRLLPAEQWKGIIAVSRGGLVPGALLARELGIRHVDTVCISSYDHDNQRELTVLKRAEGDGEGFIVIDDLVDTGGTAVAIREMYPKAHFVTIFAKPAGQPLVDDYVIDIPQDTWIEQPWDMGVAFIPPLAGR; encoded by the coding sequence ATGAGCGAAAAATACATCGTCACCTGGGACATGTTGCAGATTCACGCACGTAAGCTTGCAAGCCGTCTGCTTCCTGCTGAACAGTGGAAAGGCATTATTGCTGTTAGCCGTGGCGGCCTGGTTCCTGGCGCATTGCTGGCACGTGAACTGGGGATTCGTCATGTTGATACCGTTTGTATCTCCAGCTATGACCACGACAACCAGCGCGAGCTGACCGTCCTGAAACGTGCTGAAGGTGATGGCGAAGGCTTCATCGTGATTGATGACCTGGTAGACACTGGCGGTACCGCGGTGGCCATCCGTGAAATGTATCCAAAAGCGCATTTCGTGACTATCTTCGCCAAGCCTGCTGGCCAGCCTTTGGTTGACGATTATGTTATCGATATCCCGCAGGATACCTGGATTGAGCAGCCATGGGATATGGGCGTTGCATTTATTCCGCCTTTAGCAGGTCGTTAA
- the pepD gene encoding beta-Ala-His dipeptidase — protein sequence MSELSQLSPQPLWDIFAKICSIPHPSYHEEQLAEHILSWAKEKGLHVERDQVGNILIRKPATAGMENRKAVVLQAHLDMVPQKNNDTVHDFTKDPIQPYVDGEWVKARGTTLGADNGIGMASALAVLADETVAHGPLEVLLTMTEEAGMDGAFGLQAGWLQADILINTDSEEEGEIYMGCAGGIDFISTLPLQREAVPAGYETYKLTIKGLKGGHSGAEIHLGLGNANKLLARFLFAHAAELDARLIDLNGGTLRNAIPREGSAIVAVPADKAAQFKELAAKFLSILQNELGAVEKNTTVLVEAITTDKAALTAKSRDAFINLLNAMPNGVIRNSDAVKGVVETSLNVGVVSMTDESAEIICLIRSLIDSGKDYVVGMLEALGQLAGAQSVAKGSYPGWQPDADSPVMGLVRETYQKLFNKTPNIMVIHAGLECGLFKKPYPEMDMVSIGPTITGPHSPDEQVHIASVGQYWILLTELLKAIPVK from the coding sequence GTGTCTGAATTGTCTCAATTATCTCCGCAACCACTGTGGGATATTTTTGCCAAAATCTGTTCTATTCCGCACCCTTCTTATCATGAAGAGCAACTTGCGGAACATATTCTGTCCTGGGCAAAAGAAAAAGGCCTGCATGTTGAGCGCGACCAGGTTGGCAATATCCTGATCCGTAAACCTGCAACAGCGGGTATGGAAAACCGTAAAGCGGTTGTCCTGCAAGCTCACCTTGATATGGTGCCGCAGAAAAACAACGACACTGTCCATGATTTCACCAAAGACCCGATTCAGCCATATGTTGATGGTGAGTGGGTTAAAGCACGCGGTACGACACTGGGTGCTGATAACGGCATCGGTATGGCCTCTGCACTCGCGGTGCTGGCTGATGAGACTGTCGCTCATGGTCCATTAGAAGTTCTGCTGACCATGACCGAGGAAGCCGGTATGGATGGCGCATTTGGCCTGCAAGCGGGCTGGCTGCAAGCTGATATTCTGATCAACACCGATTCAGAAGAAGAAGGTGAGATCTATATGGGTTGCGCAGGCGGGATTGATTTTATCTCCACGCTGCCACTGCAACGCGAAGCGGTTCCTGCGGGTTACGAAACCTACAAGCTGACCATCAAAGGCCTGAAAGGCGGCCACTCAGGTGCAGAAATTCACCTGGGTCTGGGCAATGCCAACAAATTGCTGGCGCGTTTCTTGTTCGCACATGCGGCAGAACTGGATGCACGTCTGATTGATTTGAACGGCGGCACGCTGCGTAACGCTATTCCGCGTGAAGGCTCTGCAATTGTCGCAGTCCCTGCCGATAAAGCAGCACAATTCAAAGAGCTGGCAGCTAAGTTCCTGTCAATTCTGCAAAATGAATTGGGTGCCGTTGAGAAAAACACCACCGTCCTGGTTGAAGCAATCACCACCGACAAAGCTGCGCTAACAGCAAAAAGTCGTGATGCTTTCATTAACCTGCTCAATGCCATGCCAAACGGTGTTATCCGTAATTCAGACGCGGTGAAAGGTGTAGTGGAAACCTCCCTGAACGTGGGTGTGGTCTCAATGACTGATGAAAGCGCAGAAATTATCTGCCTGATTCGCTCCCTGATTGATAGCGGCAAAGACTATGTGGTCGGCATGCTCGAGGCATTAGGTCAGTTGGCTGGCGCACAAAGTGTTGCCAAAGGCAGCTACCCAGGCTGGCAGCCAGACGCTGACTCCCCAGTGATGGGGCTGGTACGTGAAACTTACCAGAAGCTGTTCAACAAAACGCCAAACATCATGGTCATCCATGCCGGTCTGGAATGTGGGCTGTTCAAAAAACCTTATCCTGAGATGGACATGGTTTCTATTGGGCCGACCATTACGGGTCCACACTCCCCGGATGAACAAGTTCATATCGCAAGCGTAGGCCAGTACTGGATCCTGCTGACGGAATTGCTGAAAGCTATTCCAGTCAAATAA
- the dinB gene encoding DNA polymerase IV, whose product MRKIIHVDMDCFFAAVEMRDNPSLRDIPLAIGGSAQRRGVISTANYPARKFGVHSAMSTAMALKLCPHLTLLPGRFDAYKEASNHIREIFSRYTTLIEPLSLDEAYLDVTDSLNCHGSATLMAKEIRQTISDELNLTASAGIAPVKFLAKIASDLNKPDGQYVITPEEIPAFLQTLPLGKIPGVGKVTAGKLESLGLRTCADVQKTDLASLLKRFGKFGRVLWERSQGIDEREINNDRQRKSVGVEKTLAEDIHEWRECEAIIEQLYSELERRLIKVKPDLLIARQGIKLKFNDFQQTTQEHVWPQLNKADLIATAKQTWEERRGGRGVRLVGLHVTLLDPQMERQLVLGL is encoded by the coding sequence ATGCGTAAAATCATTCATGTTGATATGGACTGCTTTTTTGCAGCCGTTGAGATGCGTGATAACCCGAGCTTGCGGGATATTCCATTGGCTATCGGTGGCAGTGCGCAGCGGCGCGGGGTTATCAGCACAGCAAATTATCCAGCACGTAAATTTGGCGTGCACAGCGCAATGTCGACCGCCATGGCACTCAAATTGTGCCCGCATCTGACGCTTTTGCCTGGGCGCTTTGACGCCTACAAAGAAGCATCCAACCATATCCGTGAAATATTTAGCCGCTACACCACGCTTATTGAACCTCTGTCTCTGGATGAAGCCTATCTGGATGTGACCGATAGCCTGAACTGTCACGGTTCGGCCACTCTTATGGCGAAAGAAATTCGCCAGACCATTTCAGATGAACTTAATCTCACCGCTTCAGCGGGGATCGCTCCGGTTAAATTTCTCGCGAAAATAGCATCAGATCTTAATAAGCCCGACGGGCAATACGTCATCACTCCAGAAGAAATCCCTGCGTTTTTGCAAACTTTGCCGCTTGGCAAAATTCCAGGTGTTGGCAAAGTGACTGCGGGAAAACTGGAAAGCCTGGGCTTGCGGACGTGTGCCGATGTACAGAAAACGGATTTAGCGTCTTTGCTCAAACGCTTTGGTAAGTTCGGGCGGGTACTTTGGGAGCGAAGCCAGGGTATTGATGAGCGTGAAATTAACAATGATCGCCAGCGCAAATCGGTAGGTGTTGAGAAAACGCTGGCCGAAGATATTCATGAATGGCGTGAGTGTGAGGCCATTATTGAACAACTTTATTCGGAGCTGGAGCGGCGGCTGATAAAGGTGAAGCCTGATTTATTGATTGCCCGGCAGGGTATCAAACTCAAGTTTAATGATTTCCAGCAAACCACTCAGGAACATGTCTGGCCTCAGTTGAATAAAGCCGATTTAATCGCTACCGCGAAGCAAACTTGGGAAGAGCGGCGGGGAGGGCGGGGAGTCAGGTTGGTGGGGCTGCATGTGACTTTGCTGGACCCGCAGATGGAGCGCCAACTGGTTCTGGGGCTATAA